From Erwinia pyri, a single genomic window includes:
- the bglX gene encoding beta-glucosidase BglX encodes MKWIYSASLAAALSLQPAFAENLSAPHPLTPEARDAFVTDLLNKMTQDEKIGQLRLISVGPDNPKEAIREMIKHEQVGAIFNTVTRKDIRAMQDQVMQLSRLKIPLFFAYDVVHGQRTVFPIPLGLAASWDLDAVANVGRISAYEAADDGLNMTWAPMVDVTREPRWGRVSEGFGEDTYLTSAMGRTLVESMQGKSPADRYSVMTSVKHFAAYGAVEGGRDYNTVDMSPQRLAQDYLPPYKAALDAGSGGVMVALNSLNGVPATADSWLLKDLLRDEWKFKGITISDHGAIKELMKHGVASDPQDAVRIAIKSGVNMSMSDEYYSKYLPGLVKTGAVSESEIDDAARHVLNVKYDMGLFNDPYSHLGPKESDPADTNAESRLHRAEARDVARKSIVLLKNRLQTLPLKKSGTLALIGPLADSQRDIMGSWSAAGKAGQSVSVLQGLKNALGDRATVLYAKGANVTDNKGIQDFLNLYEKAVTVDSRTPQQMLDEAVATAKKADVVVAVVGEAQGMAHEASSRSELAIPASQQALIAALKATGKPLVLVLMNGRPLTLVKENMQADAMLETWFSGTEGGNAIADVLFGDYNPSGKLPMSFPRSVGQIPIYYNHLNTGRPYDANKPNKYTSHYYDAANGPLFPFGYGLSYTTFKLSPVKLSSATMPRNGTVNASVTVTNTGDRDGATVVQMYLRDQMASISRPVKELKGFKRIMLKAGESQTVTFPIEVNALKFWNARMQQVAEPGKFSVMIGLDSARTTDAEFDYL; translated from the coding sequence ATGAAATGGATTTACTCTGCCAGCCTCGCTGCCGCCCTGAGCCTGCAGCCGGCTTTTGCTGAAAACCTGTCTGCACCTCATCCGCTGACTCCGGAAGCGCGTGACGCATTTGTTACTGATTTACTTAACAAAATGACCCAGGATGAAAAGATAGGGCAGCTGAGATTGATCAGCGTCGGCCCGGATAACCCGAAAGAAGCGATTCGTGAAATGATCAAACACGAACAGGTCGGCGCCATCTTTAACACGGTTACGCGAAAAGATATCCGTGCGATGCAGGATCAGGTGATGCAGCTCAGTCGCCTGAAAATCCCTCTGTTTTTTGCCTATGACGTGGTGCACGGACAGCGCACCGTGTTCCCTATCCCTCTTGGCCTGGCCGCAAGCTGGGATCTCGATGCGGTCGCTAATGTGGGGCGCATTTCAGCTTATGAAGCTGCCGATGATGGCCTGAATATGACCTGGGCTCCGATGGTGGACGTCACCCGGGAACCTCGCTGGGGCAGGGTTTCCGAAGGATTTGGCGAGGATACTTATCTGACCTCGGCAATGGGCCGTACGCTGGTGGAGTCAATGCAGGGTAAAAGCCCGGCAGACCGCTATTCAGTGATGACCAGCGTCAAGCATTTCGCCGCCTATGGCGCGGTGGAAGGGGGACGCGATTATAATACCGTGGATATGAGCCCGCAGCGGCTGGCGCAGGATTACCTGCCTCCTTACAAGGCGGCGCTGGATGCCGGAAGCGGGGGCGTGATGGTGGCGCTGAACTCGCTGAACGGCGTGCCGGCTACGGCTGACAGCTGGCTGCTGAAAGATCTGCTGCGTGATGAGTGGAAATTCAAAGGGATCACGATCAGCGATCATGGCGCCATCAAGGAGTTGATGAAGCACGGCGTGGCGAGCGATCCTCAGGATGCGGTGCGCATTGCCATCAAGTCCGGCGTGAACATGAGCATGAGCGACGAGTACTACAGCAAGTATCTGCCGGGGCTGGTGAAAACGGGCGCGGTCAGTGAAAGCGAGATCGACGATGCGGCGCGTCATGTGCTGAACGTAAAATATGATATGGGGCTGTTTAACGATCCCTACAGCCATCTTGGTCCAAAAGAGAGCGATCCGGCAGATACCAATGCCGAAAGCCGCCTTCACCGTGCCGAAGCGCGCGATGTGGCGCGTAAAAGTATTGTGCTGCTGAAAAACCGTCTGCAGACGCTGCCGCTGAAAAAGTCGGGTACGCTTGCGCTTATCGGGCCGCTGGCGGACAGCCAGCGTGACATTATGGGCAGCTGGTCCGCAGCCGGTAAGGCAGGACAGTCTGTCAGCGTGCTGCAGGGGCTGAAGAATGCCCTGGGCGATCGGGCCACGGTGCTCTATGCCAAAGGGGCCAACGTCACCGATAATAAAGGCATTCAGGATTTCCTGAACCTCTATGAAAAAGCGGTGACCGTAGACAGCCGCACCCCGCAGCAGATGCTGGATGAAGCTGTTGCTACCGCGAAGAAGGCGGATGTGGTTGTGGCGGTAGTCGGGGAGGCGCAGGGCATGGCGCATGAGGCGTCAAGCCGCAGCGAACTCGCCATTCCCGCCAGCCAGCAGGCGCTGATCGCGGCGCTGAAGGCAACCGGCAAACCGCTGGTGCTGGTGCTGATGAACGGTCGTCCTCTGACCCTGGTGAAAGAGAACATGCAGGCGGACGCGATGCTGGAAACCTGGTTCAGCGGCACCGAAGGGGGTAATGCTATCGCCGACGTGCTGTTTGGTGACTACAACCCGTCAGGTAAGCTGCCGATGTCGTTCCCTCGCTCAGTCGGCCAGATCCCGATCTACTATAACCACCTTAATACCGGGCGTCCGTACGATGCCAACAAGCCAAATAAATATACTTCGCATTACTACGATGCCGCCAACGGCCCGCTGTTCCCGTTCGGCTACGGTTTGAGCTATACCACCTTTAAGCTCTCGCCTGTGAAGCTCTCCTCTGCCACCATGCCACGCAACGGCACGGTCAATGCCAGCGTTACCGTTACCAACACCGGCGATCGGGATGGGGCGACGGTAGTGCAGATGTATCTGCGTGACCAGATGGCAAGTATCAGCCGTCCGGTAAAAGAGCTGAAAGGCTTTAAGCGCATCATGCTGAAAGCGGGCGAGTCGCAAACGGTCACCTTCCCGATTGAGGTCAACGCGCTGAAATTCTGGAATGCCAGGATGCAGCAGGTGGCGGAGCCGGGTAAATTCAGCGTGATGATCGGGCTTGATTCTGCCCGCACCACGGATGCAGAGTTTGATTATCTGTAA
- the dld gene encoding D-lactate dehydrogenase — MHTPSSRTSQKLVAELLRIVGRSHLLTDPQQTARYRKGFRSGQGDALAVVFPGTLLEQWRILQACVAADTIVLMQAANTGLTEGSTPNGNDYQRDIVIISTLRMDKIQQIDGGKQVLAFPGSTLYQLEKILKPLGREPHSVIGSSCIGASVLGGVCNNSGGSLIKRGPAYSEMSLYAQVDAQGKLKLVNHLGIELGSTPEQILTRLDDETWQQSDVKYDQRQASDGEYAARVREIDANTPSRFNADARRLFEASGCAGKLAVFAVRLDTFVSEKEQQVFYLGSNNPDVFDEIRRHMLQSFTNLPVAAEYMHRDIFDIAEVYGKDTFVMIDKFGTDKMPLFFTLKGRADALSGSVPFLKPHFSDRLLQKISKVLPSHLPKRLKEYRDRYEHHLMIKMSGEGIAEARDYLESYFQQAEGDFFACTPDEGAKAFLHRFAAAGAAVRYHAVHSDEVEDILALDIALRRNDRDWFERLPPEFDDALVHRLYYGHFFCHVFHQDYIVKKGVDVHALKEKMLAMLADRGAEYPAEHNVGHLYAAKPQLKAFYQQLDPTNSFNPGIGKTTKAKNWGECDCGAKHS, encoded by the coding sequence ATGCACACCCCCTCTTCCCGGACCAGCCAGAAACTGGTCGCTGAACTGCTCCGCATCGTCGGACGTTCCCACCTTCTTACCGATCCTCAACAAACCGCGCGCTACCGTAAAGGTTTTCGCTCCGGGCAAGGCGATGCGCTGGCGGTGGTCTTTCCCGGTACGCTGCTGGAGCAGTGGCGCATTCTGCAGGCCTGCGTGGCGGCCGATACCATCGTGCTGATGCAGGCCGCCAATACCGGCCTTACCGAAGGGTCCACGCCGAACGGCAACGATTACCAGCGCGACATCGTGATTATCAGCACGTTGAGAATGGACAAAATTCAGCAGATTGACGGTGGCAAGCAGGTACTCGCTTTTCCGGGCAGCACCCTTTATCAGTTAGAGAAAATCCTGAAACCTCTGGGGCGAGAGCCGCACTCGGTGATTGGCTCTTCCTGCATCGGCGCCTCGGTATTGGGCGGCGTCTGTAACAACTCCGGCGGCTCGTTGATTAAACGCGGCCCCGCTTACAGTGAAATGTCGCTCTATGCGCAGGTGGACGCGCAGGGCAAACTCAAGCTGGTTAACCATCTGGGCATTGAGCTGGGCAGCACGCCGGAACAGATCCTGACGCGGCTGGATGATGAAACCTGGCAGCAGAGCGACGTAAAATATGATCAGCGGCAGGCCTCCGATGGAGAGTATGCAGCCCGTGTTCGCGAGATCGATGCCAATACGCCCTCACGCTTCAATGCGGATGCACGGCGTCTGTTTGAAGCTTCAGGTTGTGCAGGAAAGCTGGCCGTTTTTGCGGTGCGCCTGGACACCTTTGTCAGTGAAAAAGAGCAGCAGGTCTTTTATCTCGGCAGCAACAATCCGGACGTATTCGATGAGATACGCCGCCACATGTTGCAGTCGTTCACCAATCTGCCTGTCGCCGCTGAGTATATGCACCGCGACATTTTTGATATCGCGGAAGTCTACGGCAAAGACACCTTTGTGATGATTGACAAGTTTGGCACCGACAAGATGCCGCTGTTTTTCACGCTGAAAGGCCGGGCGGATGCGCTCTCAGGCAGTGTGCCTTTTTTAAAACCCCACTTTAGCGACCGGCTGCTGCAAAAAATCAGCAAAGTTTTGCCCTCCCACTTACCCAAAAGGCTGAAGGAGTACCGCGACCGCTATGAACATCATTTGATGATCAAAATGTCGGGTGAGGGCATTGCCGAAGCACGCGACTACCTCGAAAGCTACTTCCAGCAGGCGGAAGGCGACTTTTTTGCCTGCACGCCGGACGAGGGCGCGAAAGCTTTCCTGCACCGCTTTGCTGCCGCCGGTGCAGCGGTACGCTATCACGCCGTTCACAGTGACGAGGTAGAGGATATTCTGGCGCTGGATATTGCTCTGCGGCGTAACGATCGTGACTGGTTTGAGCGTCTGCCGCCGGAATTTGATGATGCGCTGGTGCATCGTCTCTATTACGGCCACTTTTTCTGCCACGTATTCCATCAGGATTACATTGTGAAAAAAGGGGTGGACGTCCATGCGCTGAAAGAGAAGATGCTGGCGATGCTGGCCGATCGCGGTGCCGAGTATCCGGCAGAGCATAATGTTGGCCATCTCTATGCCGCTAAGCCGCAGCTGAAAGCCTTCTACCAGCAGCTGGACCCGACCAACAGCTTCAACCCCGGGATTGGTAAAACGACTAAAGCGAAGAACTGGGGAGAGTGTGACTGCGGGGCGAAGCATTCCTGA
- a CDS encoding DUF3772 domain-containing protein, which translates to MSMLLTFFRLCLLLLVTLSPVLAHAADDESQQSSDAPVKVNAAVELPKMQKVLDKIKQQVSGETNDGKLNALNDMALELSGDADTLMQGIIPQRAQLQAQLEVLGPAPKAGSGVKETAEVTSKRKNLENQKGKIDDQIKQAEAIKSGSINLSAQIVKLRRDALKTQLALNAGSIFGPRFWSPLFNKHSEDSDKVSDFVQELKETAMLSWEPGWRVGTVLWILFAGVVATLGRRYLEEFLAWVGIHLLPEGRLRRSFLAAATAITTLLAVVLAFNFLDLAFTRHDDVVDDVRDFADKLVGLSVFCGLIAGLGRAFLSTRRPSWRLPNISNEVAMALKPFPPLTAALVFVFQTVESLNSSANTSVGTTIFANGLTALLIGATALSISFRTNRVRRRMLLEGQQPEAKSTLVGLIQMAITLCGVAIMVTLVIGYVTLARFLSYELIWMGIVFGSFYIVSQLVADGCESLFSPHTTAGKSIQRSLNIDERHLAQVAALLAGLGKTVLVLIAAMALLNGTFGSSTPIELVQQAIEFWGGKGLESMNIVPAHVLNALITLVVGIYVLRSVKRWLDQDFLPKTTMDVGMRVSLITLFSNLGYVLVFLLALSIMGLQWNKLAWIVSALSVGIGFGLQEIVKNFISGLILLTERPVKVGDLVSISGIEGDIRRINVRATEIQLGDKSTVIVPNSQLISQNVRNATMGNAQGVATITLTFPLDIDPVQVRDLLLEVYNENERILETPEPSVSFKDLTPAGIVLAVTGNVASPRQVAGAKSDLLFDILTRLRKEGVVLSRPQTMIVEQRNGQQVVVQDDKIS; encoded by the coding sequence ATGTCTATGTTGTTAACCTTTTTTCGCCTCTGCCTGTTACTCCTTGTCACGCTCTCACCCGTGCTGGCGCACGCCGCCGATGATGAGAGCCAGCAATCCAGCGACGCCCCAGTTAAAGTCAATGCGGCGGTAGAACTGCCAAAAATGCAGAAGGTGCTGGATAAGATCAAGCAGCAGGTTTCTGGCGAAACTAACGACGGCAAACTCAACGCCCTGAATGATATGGCGCTGGAACTCTCTGGCGATGCCGATACCCTGATGCAGGGGATCATCCCGCAGCGTGCGCAGCTGCAGGCGCAGCTGGAGGTGCTGGGACCCGCACCCAAGGCTGGCAGCGGCGTGAAAGAGACCGCAGAAGTCACCAGCAAGCGTAAAAACCTGGAAAATCAGAAAGGGAAAATTGATGACCAGATCAAGCAGGCTGAAGCGATCAAAAGCGGTTCAATCAATCTTTCAGCTCAAATCGTTAAGCTGCGCCGGGATGCGCTGAAAACGCAGCTGGCCCTGAACGCCGGCAGTATTTTTGGCCCCCGTTTCTGGTCGCCGCTGTTTAATAAACACAGCGAAGACAGCGACAAGGTCAGCGATTTTGTGCAGGAGCTGAAAGAGACCGCCATGCTCTCCTGGGAGCCAGGCTGGCGCGTAGGTACCGTGCTGTGGATCCTGTTTGCTGGGGTGGTAGCCACGCTCGGTCGTCGTTATCTGGAAGAGTTTCTAGCGTGGGTCGGCATCCATCTGCTGCCGGAAGGGCGGCTGCGTCGCAGCTTCCTGGCTGCCGCCACCGCCATCACTACGCTGCTTGCAGTGGTACTGGCCTTTAATTTTCTCGATCTCGCGTTCACCCGTCATGATGATGTCGTGGATGACGTGCGCGACTTTGCCGACAAGCTGGTAGGGCTGAGCGTATTCTGTGGGCTGATAGCCGGTCTTGGCAGAGCATTTTTGTCCACCCGTCGTCCTTCATGGCGCCTGCCGAATATCTCTAATGAAGTGGCCATGGCATTAAAACCCTTTCCGCCGCTCACGGCCGCTCTGGTATTTGTCTTCCAGACGGTGGAAAGCCTCAACAGCAGCGCAAATACCAGCGTAGGCACCACGATTTTTGCCAACGGCCTGACGGCTTTACTGATTGGCGCCACCGCGCTCTCTATCAGTTTCCGTACCAACCGCGTGCGCCGCAGAATGCTGCTGGAGGGTCAGCAGCCTGAAGCGAAATCGACGCTGGTTGGGCTGATCCAGATGGCGATTACGCTGTGTGGCGTGGCGATCATGGTGACGCTGGTGATCGGCTATGTCACGCTGGCCCGCTTCCTGAGTTATGAACTGATCTGGATGGGCATCGTTTTCGGCTCGTTCTACATTGTCAGCCAGCTGGTGGCTGATGGCTGTGAGAGCCTCTTCTCCCCCCACACCACTGCGGGTAAAAGCATTCAGCGTTCGCTGAATATTGATGAGCGTCATCTGGCTCAGGTCGCTGCGTTGCTGGCGGGGCTGGGTAAAACTGTTCTGGTGCTGATTGCGGCAATGGCGCTGCTGAACGGCACTTTTGGCAGCTCGACGCCGATTGAGCTGGTACAGCAGGCGATTGAGTTCTGGGGCGGTAAAGGCCTGGAGTCGATGAATATCGTGCCGGCCCACGTGCTCAACGCCCTGATCACGCTGGTGGTGGGCATCTATGTTCTGCGCTCGGTTAAACGCTGGCTGGACCAGGATTTCCTGCCGAAAACCACCATGGACGTGGGGATGCGCGTCTCGCTTATCACCCTGTTCAGCAACCTCGGTTACGTGCTGGTGTTCCTGCTGGCGCTCTCGATTATGGGGCTGCAGTGGAACAAACTGGCGTGGATAGTCAGCGCCTTGTCGGTGGGTATCGGTTTTGGTTTGCAGGAGATCGTAAAAAACTTTATCTCGGGCCTGATCCTGTTGACGGAACGGCCGGTGAAGGTTGGCGATCTGGTCAGCATCAGCGGGATAGAAGGGGATATCCGCCGCATCAACGTGCGCGCCACGGAAATCCAGCTTGGCGACAAATCCACGGTGATCGTGCCGAATTCCCAGCTGATCTCACAGAACGTGCGTAACGCGACGATGGGTAATGCGCAGGGGGTGGCGACCATTACGCTGACCTTCCCGCTGGATATCGATCCTGTTCAGGTGCGCGATCTGCTGCTGGAGGTCTATAACGAGAATGAACGCATTCTGGAGACGCCGGAGCCTTCAGTCTCGTTTAAGGATCTTACCCCGGCTGGCATCGTGCTGGCCGTAACGGGTAACGTGGCAAGCCCCCGTCAGGTTGCCGGTGCCAAGAGCGATCTGCTGTTTGATATCCTGACCCGACTGCGGAAAGAGGGCGTGGTGCTCTCCAGACCGCAAACCATGATTGTCGAGCAGCGCAACGGTCAGCAGGTGGTGGTGCAGGACGACAAAATTTCCTGA
- the pbpG gene encoding D-alanyl-D-alanine endopeptidase, producing the protein MPAKIRLSLLTLALLFTAQAPLSQAVASTLADAAPLVQPQIASGSAMIVDLNTNKVIFASHPDLVRPMASITKLMTVMVTLDAHLPMDEMLNVDISHTPEMRGVYSRVRLNSEISRKNMMLLALMSSENRAAASLAHHYPGGYDAFIRAMNAKAKALGMAQTRYVEPTGLSTQNVSTARDLTKLLIATKRYPLMGELSTTHEDMAVFKSPNYTLPFRNTNHLVYRPDWNIQLTKTGFTNEAGHCLVMRTVIKQRPVALVVMDAFGKYTHFADANRLRSWMETGKISPVPAAALSYKKQKAAEMASTGSTTEIVE; encoded by the coding sequence ATGCCTGCAAAAATTCGCTTGTCTCTTCTGACTCTGGCTTTGCTTTTTACTGCTCAGGCGCCTCTGAGCCAGGCCGTCGCCAGCACGCTGGCTGACGCTGCCCCTCTTGTACAGCCGCAGATCGCCTCCGGCAGCGCGATGATTGTCGATCTCAACACCAATAAAGTGATCTTCGCCAGCCATCCCGATCTGGTGCGGCCCATGGCCTCCATCACTAAACTGATGACGGTAATGGTGACGCTGGATGCGCATCTGCCGATGGATGAGATGCTGAATGTGGATATCAGCCACACACCAGAGATGCGCGGCGTCTATTCCCGCGTCCGTCTCAACAGTGAGATCAGCCGCAAGAATATGATGCTGCTGGCGCTGATGTCCTCTGAAAACCGCGCCGCCGCGAGCCTGGCTCACCACTATCCGGGCGGATACGATGCGTTTATCCGCGCCATGAACGCCAAGGCCAAAGCGCTGGGTATGGCCCAGACCCGCTATGTAGAGCCAACCGGTCTGTCGACGCAAAACGTCTCAACAGCCCGTGATTTGACGAAGTTGCTAATCGCCACCAAACGCTATCCGTTGATGGGTGAGCTGAGCACCACTCATGAAGATATGGCGGTGTTCAAAAGTCCCAATTACACGCTGCCTTTCCGCAACACCAACCACCTGGTTTACCGTCCCGACTGGAATATCCAGCTGACCAAAACGGGCTTTACCAATGAAGCGGGCCATTGCCTGGTGATGCGCACGGTGATAAAGCAGCGCCCTGTGGCGTTAGTGGTGATGGATGCCTTTGGTAAATATACCCATTTTGCCGATGCTAACCGCCTGCGTAGCTGGATGGAAACCGGCAAAATTTCCCCGGTGCCAGCGGCTGCGCTGAGCTATAAAAAGCAGAAAGCGGCGGAAATGGCCAGCACCGGCAGCACCACCGAGATCGTCGAGTAA
- a CDS encoding Yip1 family protein, with the protein MNHVWGLLAHPDREMRDIKQENETISHHYTHHVLLMALIPVLCAFIGTTQIGWDLGAQHTIALSLMNAFALAVLFYALILGGVAVMGRVIYWMARDYPQRPSLQRCTVFAGYVATPLFLSGLVALYPLVWLCVFVGTLALVYTGYLLYVGIPLFLNIDREESLRFSGSTLAIGVLVLEVLLAMTVVLWGYGYRLF; encoded by the coding sequence ATGAACCATGTATGGGGACTTCTTGCGCATCCTGACCGCGAGATGCGTGACATCAAGCAAGAGAACGAGACCATTTCTCACCACTATACGCACCATGTGTTACTGATGGCGCTAATCCCGGTGCTCTGCGCCTTTATCGGCACCACGCAAATTGGCTGGGATTTAGGCGCTCAGCACACTATTGCGCTGTCGCTGATGAACGCCTTTGCCCTGGCGGTGCTCTTTTATGCCCTGATCCTCGGCGGCGTTGCCGTGATGGGCCGCGTGATCTACTGGATGGCGAGGGACTACCCTCAGCGTCCCAGCCTGCAACGCTGTACGGTGTTTGCCGGCTATGTGGCAACCCCGCTGTTTCTTAGCGGCTTAGTGGCGCTCTATCCGCTGGTCTGGCTCTGCGTATTTGTGGGTACGCTGGCGCTGGTCTATACCGGCTATCTGTTATATGTCGGCATTCCGCTGTTTCTGAATATTGATCGGGAAGAGAGCCTGCGCTTCTCCGGCTCCACGCTGGCGATTGGGGTACTGGTCCTGGAAGTGCTGCTGGCGATGACGGTGGTGCTCTGGGGTTACGGTTACCGGCTGTTTTAA
- a CDS encoding DedA family protein codes for MHMDVSSLISQYGYFALFIGCIAEGETFTLLGGIAAHEGLLTYGWVVLVAMAGGILGDTALFFIGRYYGEAILKKFKKHQKQIAKANKKIRKRPVLFVLGVRFMYGLRIVGPIIIGASKLKPQKFMLLNVIGAVLWAVIFVSLGYLGGQVIAPWLHAVDRHLKQIFWVVLILALVWGVKIYFKRRSDREPEDES; via the coding sequence ATCCATATGGACGTAAGCAGTCTGATTTCGCAGTACGGTTATTTTGCGCTATTTATTGGCTGCATCGCCGAAGGGGAAACGTTCACGCTGCTGGGGGGGATTGCCGCTCATGAAGGTTTGCTGACCTATGGCTGGGTAGTGCTGGTGGCGATGGCGGGCGGGATCCTTGGCGATACCGCGTTGTTCTTTATTGGCCGCTATTACGGCGAAGCTATTCTGAAGAAATTCAAAAAGCATCAGAAACAGATCGCCAAAGCCAATAAAAAAATCCGTAAACGTCCGGTACTCTTTGTGCTGGGGGTCCGCTTTATGTATGGCCTGCGCATTGTCGGCCCGATCATCATCGGTGCCAGCAAGCTGAAGCCGCAAAAATTTATGCTGCTGAATGTGATTGGCGCAGTGCTCTGGGCGGTGATTTTCGTCTCGCTGGGCTATCTTGGCGGTCAGGTCATCGCTCCCTGGCTGCACGCGGTCGATCGCCATCTCAAGCAGATCTTTTGGGTGGTGCTGATTCTCGCGCTGGTCTGGGGCGTGAAGATCTATTTCAAACGCAGGTCCGACCGCGAACCGGAGGATGAGTCATAA
- a CDS encoding SDR family oxidoreductase, with protein sequence MSTPETKVAVVTASDSGIGQASAIMLAEQGFDIGITWRSDDQGAQETARQVRERGRRAEVEHLDLADPEEGGRSLETLIARLGRIDVLVNNAGTNVKADFLETTFEEWRKVFSVDVDGAFICGQIAARHMVTQGEGGRIINITSVHEHTPLPGSIAYTAAKHALGGLTKAMALSLMPHKILVNSVAPGAIATPMNEMSNEDARSISMPEIPAGRPGDTREIASMVAWLCSQWSTYTTGQSFIIDGGFTLANPQYYMQS encoded by the coding sequence ATGAGCACACCAGAGACTAAAGTGGCCGTTGTTACCGCGTCAGATTCAGGTATCGGTCAGGCCAGCGCCATCATGCTGGCTGAGCAGGGGTTTGATATTGGCATCACCTGGCGTTCTGATGATCAAGGCGCGCAGGAAACTGCCCGGCAGGTGCGTGAACGGGGGCGCAGGGCGGAAGTTGAACACCTTGACCTGGCCGATCCTGAAGAGGGCGGACGTTCTCTGGAGACGTTGATTGCGCGCTTAGGGCGTATCGACGTGCTGGTGAATAATGCGGGGACTAATGTCAAAGCCGACTTTCTGGAAACAACGTTCGAAGAGTGGCGAAAAGTCTTTTCAGTAGATGTGGATGGTGCTTTTATCTGTGGTCAGATTGCCGCGCGGCATATGGTCACGCAGGGAGAGGGCGGACGGATTATCAACATCACGTCGGTTCATGAGCATACGCCATTGCCCGGCTCCATTGCCTATACGGCAGCCAAACATGCGCTGGGCGGACTGACCAAAGCGATGGCGCTGAGCCTGATGCCGCATAAAATATTGGTTAATTCCGTGGCGCCAGGCGCTATCGCCACGCCAATGAATGAGATGAGCAACGAGGATGCCAGGAGCATCTCCATGCCTGAAATCCCGGCAGGACGGCCGGGAGATACGCGGGAAATCGCCAGCATGGTCGCCTGGCTTTGCTCGCAGTGGTCCACTTATACCACCGGGCAATCCTTCATCATTGATGGCGGCTTTACGCTGGCTAACCCCCAGTATTATATGCAGAGCTAA